The window TTAGGCTTAACATGTAAAGAACGTGAGAAGAGCGAGGTAACGGACGCACATGAACTCACATCGCCAGATGTCCGCCTTTGCTCTCGGCGTTGCGCGACATCGGTGCCAAAAGAATCCGTGTCGGAAAGGAAGTAACCATGCTCTGGACCATCTTCGTCATCCTTCTCGTTCTGTGGCTACTTGGCGGCTTCGTCTTTAGAGTAGCGGGCAATCTCATCCACCTGCTTCTCGTGATCGCCGTCATCGTGCTCGTCTACCAGTTGGTTACGGGCCGAAGGACAGTCTAGCCGGCTCGAGAGCGACACC of the Deinococcota bacterium genome contains:
- a CDS encoding lmo0937 family membrane protein, which translates into the protein MLWTIFVILLVLWLLGGFVFRVAGNLIHLLLVIAVIVLVYQLVTGRRTV